One segment of Rhodopirellula baltica SH 1 DNA contains the following:
- a CDS encoding circumsporozoite protein- membrane associated protein: MIQTRIDAARSALWRAELTRQMLRGVLVAMAAMLAWVVMDQWIWSPGIAGRLAFASIAIVAATVHIVRSVWPVMRSSVRADYAARALERDHPELGHALSSYITLTAQDSGDATSKGHLSKRVVQSIGATTAAKLRSIDALPEEATGLLRWWIATIALMSVLMIYVIASPKNTLQSAARVMAPTANIRPANRVQITDVQPGDAEILAGRTVVVSANIRGLREEESVEFRWLNSNVKESSRSSSNAFADGRSTEMQIDESTSTSATIAYTASIDVSHQARGVQRYEIVAGDAVAGPFEWTIRDTPVVSVTEVEYQPPSYTGESSRIRRSGSIRGVDGTRVTLRARVNRPVARAVVEFNPKPMGQEVRATAGVREMTLSDDGRSLELPFDLRSGEVATRAVELESYRIRVWDQAEQTNSDPIVYPIQVIRDLPPEITIVVPRRSPKPVPMDAQQLFEIHAADVDFGLSEIEIEIRRGIDLIARASLWKSESGEKGNQIAEYRFRPSRMILANAGRRGSRASRLMVGDEVEVVAVATDNRRDASNPNIQPGVTRTAPVRLQIVAGRDSEEQTPDEQDDNDGQTPDDGGSPNGSGAGEEGQSGGGSGESGQSEQGGQGGEGQSGSGESNSEQTGENDNGGGDSNGSSSGGESSEGDSDPNDPSKSNGGNSASNSNNNDGSDSSESSAGNPGESSNDPDAMSEGQNNSTGGESGENEAGEPDNSQRSTDGSGQNGQENNNQQSGDVGEQGSSESSEPGSNQDGSRGSSGKPEGSQESGGSPQPQSAPQDDAEAFERINEYLKEQQEREGGQQPSGENPSGDDPGGNDSNSPEPQGGTSQDGNSQEGPPRGTESESQSDDTNDPGAQQNGSEQSSGNPSNDDGAGEGLPSDDASSSGDAGEESSGKESGESGSESSDAQSGEPSQASGDSEQPSADPGQTPDGLPSSEDSKGSQEGASDAGTQNSGNQDNSGDQDTSGGEGSEQGTPRDQAGDQNSSNQDASSDASPSGSDLSSSEKASNNNDGTPSQSNSNGSESSNFTGESTASGNLNGSGDGEAELPKANPAELEYTKQATDMVLDYLDETRQDPDQNLLDRLKWTPEDLQRFRDRWQNVKPIDQPGANPNLDRSDVEEALRSLGMRAPKAIRSESKPSEKDGLRGLQDSGNRRQAPAPVRDAFEAFRRGWKSTESSN, encoded by the coding sequence TTGATCCAAACCCGGATTGATGCCGCTCGGTCCGCGCTTTGGCGAGCCGAACTGACACGTCAAATGCTTCGTGGGGTCCTGGTGGCCATGGCCGCGATGCTGGCCTGGGTGGTGATGGACCAATGGATTTGGTCACCGGGCATTGCCGGTCGGTTGGCCTTTGCTTCGATCGCCATCGTCGCAGCGACGGTTCACATCGTCCGTTCGGTTTGGCCAGTGATGCGTTCATCAGTTCGTGCGGACTACGCCGCGCGTGCCCTGGAGCGAGACCATCCCGAACTGGGACATGCTCTTTCCAGCTACATCACGTTGACCGCGCAAGACTCCGGCGATGCGACTTCCAAAGGTCACCTGTCCAAACGAGTCGTCCAGTCAATCGGTGCGACCACCGCTGCGAAACTGCGATCGATTGATGCGTTGCCCGAAGAAGCCACCGGGTTGCTGCGATGGTGGATCGCAACGATCGCTTTGATGTCCGTTCTGATGATCTACGTGATCGCATCCCCCAAGAACACATTGCAATCGGCGGCGCGGGTGATGGCTCCCACGGCCAACATTCGACCTGCCAACCGAGTCCAGATCACGGACGTTCAACCCGGTGATGCGGAGATTCTGGCTGGGCGAACGGTGGTGGTTTCTGCGAACATCCGGGGCTTGCGAGAAGAAGAATCCGTCGAGTTCCGTTGGCTGAATTCGAACGTGAAAGAATCATCCCGTTCTTCGAGTAACGCCTTCGCCGACGGCCGATCCACCGAGATGCAGATCGACGAGTCAACCAGCACCTCGGCGACCATCGCTTACACCGCATCCATTGATGTCTCTCACCAAGCCAGGGGTGTCCAACGTTACGAGATCGTTGCCGGCGATGCGGTCGCGGGACCGTTTGAATGGACCATACGTGACACGCCTGTCGTCAGTGTTACCGAAGTTGAATATCAACCACCGTCGTACACCGGAGAATCATCTCGCATTCGACGCAGCGGTTCCATTCGAGGCGTCGATGGAACACGTGTAACTTTGAGAGCACGAGTCAATCGACCGGTGGCTCGTGCGGTGGTCGAATTCAATCCCAAACCGATGGGCCAAGAAGTTCGCGCGACAGCGGGTGTCCGAGAGATGACGCTGAGCGACGATGGCAGGTCGCTGGAGTTGCCGTTTGATCTGCGCAGTGGTGAAGTCGCGACGCGTGCGGTTGAACTGGAAAGCTATCGCATTCGAGTCTGGGACCAAGCTGAACAAACCAATTCCGACCCGATCGTTTATCCGATTCAAGTGATTCGTGATCTACCGCCGGAGATCACAATCGTCGTCCCTCGACGGTCTCCCAAACCCGTTCCGATGGACGCTCAACAACTGTTTGAAATTCACGCTGCCGATGTGGACTTTGGATTGTCCGAAATCGAAATCGAAATTCGTCGCGGGATCGATCTGATCGCTCGGGCATCTTTATGGAAGAGCGAATCCGGTGAGAAGGGCAACCAAATCGCGGAGTATCGCTTTCGCCCATCCCGCATGATTTTGGCCAATGCCGGTCGTCGTGGTTCGCGAGCGTCACGATTGATGGTTGGTGACGAAGTCGAAGTGGTAGCAGTCGCGACAGACAATCGACGCGACGCCAGCAATCCAAATATTCAGCCTGGCGTTACGCGGACAGCACCCGTCCGGTTGCAGATCGTCGCCGGGCGTGATTCAGAAGAACAAACCCCCGACGAGCAAGACGACAACGACGGGCAAACACCCGACGATGGTGGTTCGCCCAATGGGTCCGGCGCGGGCGAGGAGGGCCAATCAGGCGGTGGCAGTGGAGAAAGCGGACAATCCGAACAAGGTGGCCAAGGCGGTGAAGGCCAAAGCGGCTCAGGCGAATCCAATTCCGAGCAAACCGGCGAGAACGATAACGGCGGTGGCGATTCCAATGGCAGTTCATCGGGCGGCGAATCATCGGAAGGCGACTCTGATCCAAACGATCCATCAAAATCAAACGGCGGCAACAGCGCCTCAAATTCGAACAACAATGATGGTTCCGACTCAAGCGAATCCTCTGCAGGAAATCCCGGTGAAAGTTCGAACGATCCGGACGCCATGTCGGAAGGTCAGAACAATTCCACCGGTGGTGAATCGGGTGAGAACGAAGCGGGCGAGCCTGATAACTCACAACGGTCCACCGATGGTTCAGGACAAAACGGCCAAGAAAACAACAACCAGCAAAGCGGTGACGTCGGTGAACAAGGCTCCTCGGAATCATCTGAGCCGGGAAGCAATCAAGACGGATCGCGAGGCTCTTCCGGGAAGCCGGAAGGCTCTCAAGAATCCGGCGGTTCACCCCAACCACAATCCGCACCGCAGGATGACGCGGAAGCGTTCGAACGCATCAACGAGTATTTGAAAGAACAACAAGAACGCGAAGGCGGTCAACAACCATCCGGAGAGAATCCGTCCGGTGACGATCCTGGTGGAAATGACTCGAACAGCCCCGAACCTCAAGGTGGCACATCGCAAGACGGGAACTCGCAAGAAGGTCCCCCGCGCGGAACTGAATCTGAGTCGCAATCCGACGACACAAACGATCCAGGTGCTCAACAGAATGGTTCGGAACAGTCGAGCGGCAACCCATCCAACGACGATGGCGCGGGCGAAGGCTTGCCTTCCGACGATGCATCATCATCCGGTGATGCCGGTGAAGAGTCATCGGGAAAAGAGTCGGGCGAATCCGGTTCAGAATCTTCTGACGCTCAATCGGGAGAGCCCAGCCAAGCTTCGGGAGACTCAGAACAACCATCCGCAGACCCCGGGCAAACGCCGGATGGATTGCCCTCATCGGAAGATAGCAAGGGTTCGCAGGAGGGCGCATCCGACGCTGGCACGCAGAACTCTGGAAACCAAGACAACTCTGGCGATCAAGACACGTCAGGCGGCGAAGGATCCGAGCAGGGAACACCCCGCGATCAGGCAGGCGATCAAAACTCATCGAATCAAGATGCATCGTCGGATGCTTCTCCAAGTGGTTCAGACCTGAGCAGCTCCGAAAAAGCAAGCAACAACAACGATGGAACCCCATCGCAGTCCAATTCCAACGGGAGCGAATCGTCCAACTTCACCGGTGAATCAACGGCCAGCGGAAACTTGAATGGTTCAGGCGACGGCGAAGCCGAACTGCCAAAGGCCAATCCGGCTGAATTGGAATACACCAAGCAAGCCACAGATATGGTGCTCGACTATCTCGACGAGACTCGTCAGGATCCCGATCAAAATTTGCTGGATCGATTGAAGTGGACTCCCGAAGACTTGCAACGTTTCCGTGATCGTTGGCAAAACGTCAAACCGATTGACCAACCGGGTGCGAATCCAAACTTGGACCGCTCCGATGTTGAAGAAGCACTGCGTAGTTTGGGTATGCGAGCTCCCAAGGCCATACGTTCTGAGTCCAAACCAAGCGAAAAAGACGGCTTGAGAGGATTGCAAGACAGCGGAAATCGACGCCAAGCTCCGGCTCCAGTCCGAGATGCCTTCGAAGCATTTCGTCGTGGCTGGAAGTCAACCGAATCTTCCAATTGA
- a CDS encoding YifB family Mg chelatase-like AAA ATPase: MLARLKTFTLLGIEAMPVDVEVDISPAAMPKTILVGLPEAAVKESTHRVERAIVNSGFIRPQDRVVINLAPGDLPKQAPSFDLPVALGVLAGSGQLVLDRLEDYAVVGELALEGITRPVKGALSIAIEAAKDKSLKGLVVPSESAAEAAVVEDLEVIAVDSLSQCVAFFAGEIDVPPVPSGVEEIFEAFSEYEVDFADVRGQESAKRAMTIAAAGRHNLLMIGPPGSGKTMLAKRMPTILPPLVPAESIETTRIYSAVGQLPAKQPLLARRPFRSPHHTISDAGLVGGGSPPAPGEISKAHNGILFLDELPEFNRKTLEVMRQPLEDGVVTISRALRSTTFPADFMLIAAANPCPCGYRSDPRRSCNCTPPQIERYMGKISGPLLDRVDIHIEVPAVPFDELSARDASSETSEMMRDSVMRARDVQAERFAGSPIRYNAQMSSRQTRQHCELNTASKALLKAGVESLGLSARAHDKILRVARTIADLAGDPDISEEHLAEAIGYRNLDADLWV; this comes from the coding sequence ATGCTGGCACGGCTCAAAACATTCACGTTGCTCGGTATCGAAGCGATGCCCGTTGACGTCGAAGTCGATATTTCTCCAGCCGCGATGCCCAAGACGATCTTGGTGGGTCTGCCAGAAGCGGCTGTCAAAGAATCGACTCACCGCGTCGAACGAGCGATCGTCAACAGCGGCTTCATCCGGCCGCAAGATCGTGTGGTTATCAATTTGGCACCGGGCGATTTGCCGAAGCAAGCACCCTCATTCGATTTGCCTGTTGCCTTGGGAGTGCTCGCCGGGAGCGGCCAATTGGTACTCGACCGTTTGGAAGACTACGCCGTTGTCGGAGAACTGGCACTGGAGGGCATCACCCGTCCCGTTAAAGGTGCTCTATCCATCGCGATCGAAGCGGCCAAGGACAAATCATTGAAAGGTTTGGTCGTGCCATCCGAATCGGCTGCCGAAGCCGCGGTGGTCGAAGACCTCGAAGTGATCGCAGTCGACAGTCTATCTCAGTGCGTCGCCTTCTTTGCTGGCGAGATCGATGTCCCGCCAGTACCCAGTGGTGTGGAAGAGATCTTTGAGGCCTTCAGCGAATACGAAGTCGACTTCGCCGATGTACGAGGCCAAGAATCCGCCAAGCGAGCCATGACGATCGCCGCAGCGGGTCGCCACAATCTGCTGATGATTGGCCCACCGGGGAGCGGGAAAACCATGTTGGCCAAACGCATGCCGACGATCTTGCCTCCGCTAGTCCCCGCCGAATCGATCGAGACCACTCGTATCTACAGCGCCGTGGGGCAGCTTCCAGCCAAACAACCATTGCTGGCGCGTCGGCCGTTCCGCAGCCCTCACCACACGATCAGTGACGCGGGTTTGGTCGGCGGAGGCAGTCCGCCCGCACCGGGTGAAATCAGCAAGGCTCACAACGGCATCTTGTTCTTGGATGAACTGCCGGAGTTCAACCGCAAGACACTCGAAGTCATGCGACAACCACTCGAAGACGGCGTCGTCACCATCTCACGAGCCCTCCGAAGCACGACCTTCCCCGCAGACTTCATGCTCATAGCGGCAGCGAACCCGTGCCCTTGTGGGTACAGGTCAGATCCTCGACGAAGCTGTAACTGCACACCGCCACAGATTGAACGGTACATGGGAAAGATTTCGGGTCCGCTGCTAGATCGAGTCGACATTCACATCGAGGTTCCCGCGGTACCGTTTGATGAATTGTCGGCTCGTGATGCATCGAGTGAGACCAGCGAGATGATGCGTGACTCAGTCATGCGGGCCCGAGATGTGCAAGCCGAACGTTTCGCGGGAAGCCCGATTCGTTACAACGCTCAGATGAGTAGTCGCCAAACGCGGCAGCATTGTGAATTGAACACTGCCAGCAAAGCGTTGCTTAAAGCTGGAGTTGAGTCGCTGGGTCTGTCCGCACGTGCCCACGACAAAATTTTACGCGTGGCAAGAACGATCGCTGATCTCGCCGGAGACCCTGACATCAGCGAAGAGCACCTCGCCGAAGCCATCGGCTACCGAAACCTCGACGCTGATCTTTGGGTGTAG
- a CDS encoding IS4 family transposase has translation MPTKTKRLKRRKLPDDQGERTQESLVKPKIKIEGLKYFAMLKPLLEHLHEHECQRDTAGNRTLHYDQYCMLVLLYVLNPTVSSLRAISQASELTKVRNKLSNEKASLGSLSEAGGLFSADHLKPVIEALSAEVNDAAPDPRLSSIQQTITAVDGSLVNALPSLIAASILKQTTGSALVRWRLHTHFEVNNLLPARVDVTPDGGGQHDERAVLKRVLEEDRLYVMDRGYAKFSLFNSIVASSSSYVCRLRDNTVYETTQELELTEGDRAAGVLSDTIVKLGGSSSSSNSPDHPIRLIQIRCTPHQNRTGGKARGSKAPNSDGILRIATNLLNVPAEIIALIYAYRWTIEIFFRFYKQLMGGDHLISHNANGIQIQVYCSVIACLLINLWTGSRPTKRTFEMISFYFQGLATEEELIAHIEKQAAAEEAKRVKEERKEIC, from the coding sequence ATGCCAACCAAAACCAAGCGACTCAAAAGACGAAAGCTTCCTGATGACCAGGGCGAGCGAACACAGGAATCTCTCGTCAAGCCAAAGATCAAAATCGAAGGCCTCAAATACTTCGCCATGCTCAAGCCCCTGCTCGAGCATCTTCACGAACATGAGTGCCAGCGTGATACCGCTGGTAACCGTACGCTGCACTACGATCAGTATTGCATGCTCGTGTTGCTGTATGTCCTGAACCCCACTGTCTCAAGTTTGCGAGCAATCTCGCAGGCCAGTGAGTTGACGAAAGTACGTAACAAACTGAGCAACGAGAAAGCTTCGCTGGGATCGCTATCCGAAGCCGGTGGGCTGTTCTCTGCAGACCATCTCAAGCCAGTCATTGAGGCCTTGTCTGCTGAAGTCAACGATGCTGCCCCGGACCCGCGACTGAGCAGCATTCAGCAAACGATCACCGCCGTGGATGGCTCACTTGTCAACGCGTTGCCGTCGCTGATTGCCGCATCCATTCTGAAGCAAACAACGGGCTCAGCGCTGGTGCGATGGCGACTACACACACACTTTGAGGTCAATAACCTGCTGCCTGCGCGAGTCGACGTGACACCTGATGGCGGTGGGCAACACGATGAACGGGCCGTTCTCAAACGAGTGCTCGAAGAAGATCGCCTGTACGTGATGGACCGTGGCTATGCCAAGTTCTCGCTCTTCAATTCAATCGTCGCGTCATCGAGTAGCTATGTTTGCCGACTACGTGACAACACGGTTTACGAGACGACTCAAGAACTTGAGTTAACCGAAGGTGACCGTGCTGCGGGGGTACTCAGCGATACGATAGTAAAGCTTGGAGGATCGAGCAGCAGCTCAAATTCCCCTGATCATCCGATCCGGTTGATCCAAATCCGCTGCACGCCTCATCAAAACCGCACTGGCGGAAAGGCGAGAGGTTCCAAGGCCCCCAACAGCGATGGGATCCTTCGCATTGCCACCAATCTACTGAATGTACCTGCTGAAATCATTGCCCTGATCTACGCCTACCGATGGACAATTGAAATCTTCTTTCGGTTCTACAAGCAACTGATGGGCGGCGATCACTTGATCAGCCACAACGCCAATGGAATCCAGATTCAAGTCTACTGTTCGGTGATTGCCTGCTTGCTGATCAACCTGTGGACTGGATCTCGCCCCACGAAACGAACGTTTGAAATGATCAGCTTCTACTTCCAAGGCTTAGCCACTGAAGAGGAGCTGATTGCTCACATCGAAAAGCAAGCAGCTGCAGAAGAGGCAAAGCGTGTCAAAGAGGAGCGTAAAGAAATTTGCTAA
- a CDS encoding KdsC family phosphatase, with amino-acid sequence MISDRDIAGKIKCILTDVDGVLSDGKLYYDSTGAETKTFHVRDGYGIKAWMNAGLHFGIITARHSDALTRRAKELGIEHVVQSSADKWQSATDMMAAMKVTPDEVCYIGDDVPDITVMCRVGLAAAPDDASIDAREAAHWITRLPGGSGAVRELIERLMRAGKNWPTLSKDPPC; translated from the coding sequence ATGATTTCGGATCGTGACATCGCCGGCAAAATCAAATGCATTTTGACGGACGTCGATGGCGTCTTGAGTGACGGGAAACTGTACTACGACTCCACCGGCGCCGAGACAAAGACATTTCATGTTCGCGACGGGTATGGCATCAAAGCCTGGATGAACGCGGGATTGCATTTTGGAATCATCACGGCCCGGCACAGCGATGCGTTGACTCGCCGAGCCAAGGAGTTGGGCATCGAGCATGTTGTGCAGAGTTCTGCCGACAAGTGGCAATCAGCGACCGACATGATGGCGGCGATGAAGGTCACCCCAGACGAGGTTTGCTACATCGGCGACGACGTGCCGGATATCACGGTGATGTGCCGAGTTGGACTGGCTGCGGCCCCCGACGACGCGTCGATTGATGCACGCGAGGCAGCTCACTGGATCACGCGATTGCCAGGCGGATCAGGTGCGGTTCGCGAATTGATTGAACGCTTGATGCGTGCCGGGAAAAATTGGCCGACTCTTTCGAAAGATCCTCCATGCTGA
- a CDS encoding KpsF/GutQ family sugar-phosphate isomerase, with amino-acid sequence MAPTTRDKSKDAIVAPQPQLNHGTSVPTLTPLSPLDQIRLVRETMLREAEAIQKAAAIASADAAEAAAWISRCEGSIVLTGVGKAGLIAQKLVATLASTGSPAHFLHPIEAVHGDLGRVQSKDLVIAFSNSGRSEEVVRVVEYLKHQACGIIAVTADRENPLAELADHVVPIGRHREACPDGLAPTSSTSVMLAVGDAIAVLASRLCGFTPNDFARFHPGGALGRKLTDVRQAMRPLAECRLAPQTISIREAMMIGGAGRRSGAILLLDESERLAGIFTDSDLARLLQHRQETSLDEPIELFMTKQPICIADDERLPRAVEILSQRKISELPVVDSDHRPIGMIDITDLVATGDVRQTVSSSQGSIQSNPDDSSGEDGPRCIPITSGD; translated from the coding sequence GTGGCACCGACGACCCGCGACAAGAGCAAGGACGCGATTGTGGCTCCACAACCTCAACTGAATCACGGCACGTCGGTTCCGACGTTGACCCCGCTGTCGCCGCTGGACCAAATCCGTTTGGTCCGCGAAACGATGCTGCGAGAAGCCGAAGCCATTCAAAAGGCGGCCGCGATCGCATCCGCCGATGCCGCGGAAGCCGCCGCTTGGATCAGCCGCTGCGAAGGTTCGATCGTTTTGACCGGGGTCGGTAAAGCAGGTTTAATCGCTCAAAAGTTGGTCGCGACGTTGGCCAGCACCGGATCGCCGGCTCATTTTCTGCATCCGATCGAGGCCGTTCACGGAGATCTCGGACGCGTTCAATCCAAAGACTTGGTGATCGCTTTTTCCAATTCCGGCCGCAGCGAAGAAGTTGTTCGCGTGGTCGAGTACTTGAAACACCAAGCTTGCGGCATCATCGCCGTGACCGCCGATCGAGAAAATCCGCTGGCCGAATTGGCGGATCACGTGGTCCCGATCGGTCGTCATCGCGAAGCCTGTCCCGACGGATTGGCTCCCACTAGTTCGACGTCGGTGATGTTGGCCGTTGGAGATGCCATTGCCGTTTTGGCATCACGTTTGTGCGGATTCACGCCCAACGACTTTGCTCGGTTCCATCCCGGTGGAGCACTGGGTAGAAAGCTGACCGATGTGCGGCAAGCCATGCGGCCGTTGGCAGAATGCCGTCTCGCACCCCAAACGATTTCGATTCGCGAAGCGATGATGATCGGCGGCGCGGGCCGTCGAAGCGGTGCAATCTTGTTGCTCGATGAAAGCGAACGACTGGCCGGCATTTTCACCGACAGCGATCTGGCTCGGTTGCTGCAACACCGTCAAGAAACCAGCTTGGATGAACCGATCGAATTGTTCATGACCAAGCAACCGATCTGCATCGCGGACGACGAGCGTTTGCCGCGAGCGGTCGAGATTCTATCGCAACGAAAGATCAGTGAACTGCCTGTCGTTGATTCCGATCATCGTCCCATCGGAATGATTGACATCACGGACTTGGTGGCAACCGGCGATGTTCGCCAGACAGTGTCATCCAGCCAAGGTTCCATCCAATCCAACCCAGACGACTCATCCGGTGAAGATGGGCCTCGTTGTATTCCCATCACCTCTGGAGACTGA
- a CDS encoding RDD family protein, with protein sequence MPRDENQLDAENQRALDTTIGVVTPENIAFEYQLAGPFRRLPAYIIDVLVRVAVIGAIILFLLLFIGLSGLRELGAFAIAAGIISYFLISWFYGAALEAWFNGRTVGKWACGVRVIDVDGCPINGKRAVLRNLLRIADLAPVAALSSIDENIPPTFLIPTGMVGLICVISTRRMQRLGDIASGTMVIIDEKTWQLPVAKIDDPRVAPLATFIPGDYAISRSMARTLAVYAERRHYLTPARRREIARHLTLPLIDRFEFRPDIDADLLMIALYYKTFLAERNAEPADLGPLAGYSPLVRDMAAQASNA encoded by the coding sequence ATGCCACGCGATGAAAACCAACTCGATGCTGAAAATCAGCGAGCGCTCGACACCACCATTGGTGTTGTGACGCCGGAGAACATTGCGTTTGAGTATCAGTTGGCAGGGCCGTTTCGGCGGTTGCCGGCTTACATCATTGATGTGTTGGTGCGAGTCGCCGTGATTGGCGCAATCATCTTGTTCTTGCTGTTGTTCATCGGTTTGTCCGGTTTGCGAGAACTCGGTGCGTTCGCGATTGCCGCTGGGATCATCAGTTACTTTTTGATCAGTTGGTTCTACGGCGCGGCCTTGGAAGCCTGGTTCAACGGTCGGACCGTTGGGAAATGGGCCTGCGGCGTTCGAGTGATCGATGTCGATGGGTGTCCGATCAATGGCAAACGGGCCGTGCTGCGGAATTTGCTGCGGATCGCGGATCTGGCTCCCGTCGCGGCATTGAGCAGTATCGACGAGAACATTCCACCGACGTTTTTGATTCCGACCGGGATGGTGGGATTGATCTGCGTGATCAGCACGCGGCGAATGCAGCGACTCGGCGACATCGCCAGTGGCACCATGGTCATCATCGATGAAAAGACATGGCAATTGCCCGTCGCCAAGATCGATGACCCGCGGGTCGCTCCGTTGGCCACATTCATCCCCGGCGACTATGCAATTTCGCGAAGCATGGCGAGGACATTGGCGGTCTATGCCGAGCGTCGGCACTACCTGACGCCAGCTCGACGTCGCGAAATTGCTCGGCACCTGACGCTGCCGCTGATCGATCGGTTCGAATTTCGGCCTGACATCGACGCAGACTTGCTGATGATCGCATTGTACTACAAGACGTTTTTGGCCGAACGAAACGCCGAGCCCGCCGATTTAGGGCCGCTGGCCGGGTACAGTCCCCTGGTTCGCGACATGGCCGCTCAGGCGTCGAACGCCTGA